The genomic DNA TCAAAATTCTCATCACTTATTACTTCCTTAACGACATTTTTGGTCTTGATTCTGTGAATCCTTCTAACAGGATTTTTAGGAATATAATCCTCATCCTCAAGCCAGCTGAAAAAACTGGACAGCACTCTTCTTATGTTATCGATTGTTGATTTGGATGCATTGCTTTGATTTTTATAGTCCGAGAGATATTTTCTTAAATCATCAGTGGTTATGTTTTCAATTCTTAAATTGATCTTATCGAGCATTTTTAAAATTGTATTTCTATAATAAGTAATTGTTTTTTTAGAGCATCCCTCAATTTCCTTAGCTGAAAGAAAAGACATCAATAACTCCAAATTTCCCTTTGATACCTCAGTTGATAAATTTCTATCTAATTTGACAACATTAAAATTCCTCAAAATTACTTGAAG from Methanobrevibacter thaueri includes the following:
- a CDS encoding tyrosine-type recombinase/integrase, with the translated sequence MSFLSAKEIEGCSKKTITYYRNTILKMLDKINLRIENITTDDLRKYLSDYKNQSNASKSTIDNIRRVLSSFFSWLEDEDYIPKNPVRRIHRIKTKNVVKEVISDENFEVLRDNCNNIRDLAMIELLASTGYV